TGTCCATGTTGTGACGGAGGCAGCTACTGAAAAAGCGGTAGAGCGCATATATGAACTTGTAGGACGAGGTTAAAAATGAGTATACTAATAAACGATTCAACGCGTGTCATCGTGCAGGGCATCACCGGCCGTATAGGAAGCACACAAGCCCGCTGGATGCTGGAATACGGCACAAAGGTCGTCGGCGGCGTGACCCCCGGCAAAGGTGGGGCCATCGTCGAGGGGCTGCCTGTCTTTAACAGCGTCGCTGAGGCCGTGAAGGAGACAGGTGCCAACGCCTCGGTTTTTTTCGTCCCTGCCGCCTTTGTCCTTGACGCGTTTATGGAGACCATAGACGCGGGGATTAAGCTGATTGTCATTGTACCTGAACATATTCCTGTCCATGATGTTATAAAGATGCGCAACTATGCGATCGAGAGGGGCGTGTTTGCCCTGGGTCCCACAACCCCCGGTATCCTCGTTCCGGGCAAGGGCAAGATGGGCATCATGCCCGCGTCCATGTTCGCTCCCGGCCGTGTAGGCGTTATCTCCCGAAGCGGCACCCTCTCGTATGAATTCGCGGGCATCCTCTCCGAGAATAATGTGGGACAGAGCACCGTTGTCGGCATGGGCGCCGATCCGGTTGTACTGAGAAACCTCGCCGATATCCTTGAACTCTTTGAGGAAGATGATGGCACTGATGCGGTGATTATAGTAGGTGAGGTGGGCGGCGAGCAGGAAGAGAAGGCCGCCGGATTCATCGCCAGAAGGATGACCAAGCCTGTTGCGGCCTACATCGCAGGGCGCTACGCGCCGCAGGGAAAACGGATGGGCCATGCGGGCGCCATCGTACGCGGCGTCTCGGGAACGGTTGCAGGCAAGCAGGAGGCGTTGAGGGCCGCAGGAGCCACAGTTCTCGAATCCCCCATACATGTCGCCGAGTGGGCAGTTAAAAATAATTTGAGTTAGTGTCCACTTGAAAAATCAGGCCCAAAGAAAGGTCTAAACTTTGTACAGAATCCCTTACGGCAGATCCAACGTCGAATTTGAATTGCCGCCTGGCATGCGCGGCACGCTGTTGGTATCCAAAACGGTAAAGCCGGTTGCCGATGGGCAGGCAGCGGTTGCACAGGCACTAGCTCACCCCATTGGATCACCGCCTCTCTGTAATATAGCACGCCCAGGCGACCGGGTCTGCATTGTTTTTACCGACATCACCCGCGCCAGCCCAGACCATATTTTGGTGCCGGCCCTTCTGAAGGAGCTGGAAGAAACGGGGGTGCGAGACGATGACATCACGCTTTTGTGTGGCGTCGGCATGCACCGGCCTTCGACGCAGGAAGAAAAAGTTGTCAAGCTGGGAGCGGACATTGCGGCGCGCTATCGTGTGATTGACAACGATCCGTGCAATCCCGCTATGCTGGTTGATTTGAGCGTTACTCCCGGCGGTGTGCCGGTCATAATACATCGAGCGGCGGTGGATGCCGACTTGCTGATCGCTACCGGCTTGGTGGAGCCTCATCAGTACGCAGGCTATTCAGGCGGCCGTAAGACCGTGGCCATCGGCGCTGCAGGCGAAGGGCTCATCGCTCACACCCATGGCCCAGCCTTTGTGGACCATCCGGACACCCGCTTGGGCCGTATCGAAGGCAATCCTTTTAATGAGGCAGTCACCGAGGCAGCACGCCGCGCCAATCTTCGCTTCATCCTCAATGTCGTGCTCAATGACGACCAATTGATCCTCAAGGTCGCCGCCGGCGACACCGACGCTGCATTTCAAAAACTGGTCGCCTTTGCCAGGTCCGTCTTTGAAGTGCCCATCTCTCAGCAGTACGATGTGGCCATTGGCGGGGTGGGCTTTCCCAAGGATGCCAATCTCTATCAGGCCAGCCGGGCGCCATCGTATCTGCACTTCGCACCTGTCCCCGTGGTCCGGCCAGGCGGGTACTATATCATCCCGGCCCGGTGCGAAGAAGGCGCCGGAGAAGGCCTTGGTGAGCAGCGGTTCCTTGCCGCCATGCGCGATGCCCCTGATATTCAGTCCATTCTGGACAATGCGCGCCGGTATGGCTATCCGCCGGGCCAGCAGCGGGCATTTGTCATGGCGAAGGTGCTCGAACAGACGAACGTGATCATTGTCGGCAGTGAGTGCCCGGATGTGATTGCCGCTTGCAAGATGATTCCTGCTGAGACGATGGATGAGGCATTAGCACTGGTTGCGAGCAAATCAGGATCTAATCTTGACGTTCTGATTGTGCCGCACGCCATGCTGACGTTACCATCTATTACCGCGTAAGGGCCCGTTAAGAAAGCCTTATCAGTTATTATTGATAAGGAATTACTTTTTCAGGGTAGACGCATATCACGGGAAAAATCGTCCTCCAAAAGCTGCGGCTTTCAACCCGAAATTTACAGGTGTGTTTGAAGAAGAAATATCAAATTGCTGCTTATTTATAACACCTACAACTGCTGACACACAATTTTTTATTAGGAGCGCAGATTGCGAGTTGAACAGTGCAAACTTGCTGAGGGGCACCGATTTTGCACCGTTTCACTCGTGATACCCTAAAGACATTTTCTGACGCTTTGGTTCATACATTCGTAGGTCTCTCTCATAGTGCCAGTTCCCTCTGCTGCAAAATAGTTGACTAAATATTTCCACTTTACTTTATTGAAATTAGCTCAACCTCAAAGAGAAGAGTTGCATTTGGTCCAATAATGTTACCGACCCCCTTTTCTCCATAAGCAAGATTTGACGGTATGAAAAGTTGCCATTTTGCACCTACCTTCATTAATAGCAGGGCCTCTTTCCAGCCGGATATGACGCCATTAACCGAAAAAGTTGCCGGTTCACCACGACGATAAGAGCTGTCAAACTCTTTCCCATCAATGAGAGTGCCCCGATAATTAACGGTTATAGTATCAGTCACCTTTGGTTTATTGCCGGTTCCCTCTTTGATT
The window above is part of the Deltaproteobacteria bacterium genome. Proteins encoded here:
- the larA gene encoding nickel-dependent lactate racemase — protein: MYRIPYGRSNVEFELPPGMRGTLLVSKTVKPVADGQAAVAQALAHPIGSPPLCNIARPGDRVCIVFTDITRASPDHILVPALLKELEETGVRDDDITLLCGVGMHRPSTQEEKVVKLGADIAARYRVIDNDPCNPAMLVDLSVTPGGVPVIIHRAAVDADLLIATGLVEPHQYAGYSGGRKTVAIGAAGEGLIAHTHGPAFVDHPDTRLGRIEGNPFNEAVTEAARRANLRFILNVVLNDDQLILKVAAGDTDAAFQKLVAFARSVFEVPISQQYDVAIGGVGFPKDANLYQASRAPSYLHFAPVPVVRPGGYYIIPARCEEGAGEGLGEQRFLAAMRDAPDIQSILDNARRYGYPPGQQRAFVMAKVLEQTNVIIVGSECPDVIAACKMIPAETMDEALALVASKSGSNLDVLIVPHAMLTLPSITA
- the sucD gene encoding succinate--CoA ligase subunit alpha: MSILINDSTRVIVQGITGRIGSTQARWMLEYGTKVVGGVTPGKGGAIVEGLPVFNSVAEAVKETGANASVFFVPAAFVLDAFMETIDAGIKLIVIVPEHIPVHDVIKMRNYAIERGVFALGPTTPGILVPGKGKMGIMPASMFAPGRVGVISRSGTLSYEFAGILSENNVGQSTVVGMGADPVVLRNLADILELFEEDDGTDAVIIVGEVGGEQEEKAAGFIARRMTKPVAAYIAGRYAPQGKRMGHAGAIVRGVSGTVAGKQEALRAAGATVLESPIHVAEWAVKNNLS